A window of the Treponema sp. J25 genome harbors these coding sequences:
- the rfbD gene encoding dTDP-4-dehydrorhamnose reductase: MIWLIGNQGMLGTELALLLESQKIAFVGTDREVSILDPNALRTFVENKNIEWIINCAAYTAVDKAEDDVELCHALNAQGPENLGRLAQEIGARVLHISTDYVFSGNPLLKAGRPRPYREDDPTGPTGVYGKTKAEGERLLMAAAPTSIILRTAWLYGKHGNNFVYTMLRLMNERDTIGVVADQRGTPTWAYDLAQAILYLIALSGHSEGDVWPPAGIYHYTNEGETTWYDFAREIYRLGRQYGIITRNCDIKPLTTDQYPTKARRPAYSVLSKEKIKALGLSVPPWQESLARFIHEL; this comes from the coding sequence ATGATCTGGCTCATTGGCAACCAGGGCATGCTGGGCACCGAGTTAGCCCTGTTATTGGAATCTCAAAAAATAGCCTTTGTTGGCACCGACCGGGAAGTTTCTATCCTGGATCCGAACGCCCTTCGGACCTTTGTAGAAAACAAAAACATTGAGTGGATAATCAACTGTGCGGCCTACACCGCAGTAGACAAGGCAGAAGATGATGTTGAACTCTGCCATGCCCTGAATGCCCAGGGCCCAGAAAACCTGGGGCGCCTTGCCCAGGAAATTGGTGCCCGGGTGCTCCACATTTCAACCGATTACGTGTTTTCAGGAAATCCCTTGCTGAAAGCAGGACGGCCCCGGCCTTACCGGGAAGATGACCCCACCGGTCCCACCGGTGTGTACGGAAAAACCAAAGCCGAGGGGGAACGGCTTCTCATGGCCGCCGCACCCACCAGCATCATCCTTAGAACCGCCTGGCTCTATGGTAAACACGGCAACAACTTCGTGTACACCATGCTCCGCCTCATGAATGAGCGGGACACCATCGGCGTGGTAGCCGACCAACGGGGGACCCCTACCTGGGCCTACGACCTTGCTCAGGCTATCCTGTATCTTATAGCCCTCTCGGGCCACTCCGAGGGGGATGTCTGGCCGCCAGCGGGGATCTATCACTACACCAATGAAGGCGAAACTACCTGGTACGACTTTGCCCGGGAAATCTATCGGCTGGGGCGGCAGTATGGCATCATTACCCGGAATTGTGACATTAAGCCCCTCACGACCGACCAGTATCCCACCAAAGCCCGACGTCCTGCCTACTCGGTCCTTTCCAAAGAAAAAATCAAGGCCCTCGGTCTCTCCGTTCCCCCCTGGCAGGAAAGCCTGGCACGCTTTATACATGAACTGTAG
- the vapB gene encoding type II toxin-antitoxin system VapB family antitoxin produces MQTAKLFRNGRSQAVRLPKEYTFKGEDVFIQKVGEAVILFPKDRVWETFLEGLDGFTEDFMANGREQPEMQERDGV; encoded by the coding sequence ATGCAAACCGCTAAATTGTTCCGGAATGGCCGCAGTCAAGCGGTGAGACTCCCAAAAGAGTATACCTTCAAAGGTGAAGATGTTTTTATCCAAAAGGTTGGCGAAGCGGTAATTCTATTCCCCAAAGATCGGGTGTGGGAAACTTTCTTAGAAGGTTTAGATGGATTCACAGAAGACTTTATGGCAAATGGAAGAGAACAACCAGAAATGCAAGAAAGAGATGGGGTATAA
- a CDS encoding type II toxin-antitoxin system VapC family toxin yields the protein MYLLDTNICIFLKNEKPKYVLDRLHQVITQKIYISSITVAELYFGVFNSQNIEKNYISLIKFLAPFTILNFDDEDAQEFGKIRSRLKKEEKLIGPYDMQIAAQAIAKKLILVTNNINEFNRIEGIKIEDWK from the coding sequence ATGTATCTACTCGATACAAATATCTGTATTTTTCTAAAGAATGAAAAACCAAAATATGTATTAGATCGGTTACATCAAGTAATCACTCAAAAAATATATATTTCGAGCATCACCGTTGCTGAACTATATTTTGGAGTTTTTAATAGTCAGAATATTGAAAAAAATTATATTTCATTGATTAAGTTTCTAGCTCCATTTACAATTTTAAATTTCGACGATGAAGATGCACAAGAATTTGGGAAAATACGGTCAAGATTAAAAAAAGAAGAAAAGCTAATAGGTCCCTATGATATGCAAATAGCTGCACAAGCCATTGCTAAAAAGTTAATACTCGTTACAAATAACATAAACGAATTCAATAGAATAGAAGGAATAAAAATAGAAGATTGGAAGTAA
- a CDS encoding alpha/beta hydrolase, with amino-acid sequence MKEKDNSVETLGQAQIDDTMTPIAIPDQPNAIELGTPPLPNAKAPESWHSQYGSRFARNVTVATLTPFLPDPAKASGAAVIVAPGGGFLSLSMENEGWNVASALVKYGIAAFVLKYRLNQTPADLAEFKRSMDEMFSNTGRQPPRPDPEQMKVHLAPQIEDACAAFALIRKRASEWKIDPNRVGMLGFSAGAMLTLATTLVGKDARPAFIGNIYGPLTSVPVPEDAPPLFVALAADDPFFANAGFGLIESWRAAKKPVEFHLYEQGGHGFGMYQKETTSTGWFNAFVHWLAMHKMLTLV; translated from the coding sequence ATGAAAGAAAAAGATAATTCTGTCGAAACCCTGGGTCAAGCGCAGATTGACGACACCATGACACCGATTGCCATCCCCGATCAGCCGAATGCGATTGAGCTTGGAACCCCTCCGCTCCCCAACGCAAAGGCCCCTGAGTCATGGCATTCGCAGTACGGTAGCCGGTTTGCTCGGAATGTTACGGTGGCAACGCTTACACCGTTTTTGCCCGATCCTGCGAAAGCCAGCGGGGCTGCGGTCATTGTTGCGCCGGGTGGCGGCTTCCTTTCATTATCAATGGAAAACGAAGGATGGAATGTGGCCAGCGCTCTGGTAAAATACGGCATTGCCGCCTTTGTTCTTAAATATCGTTTGAACCAAACACCGGCGGACTTAGCCGAATTCAAACGTTCAATGGACGAGATGTTTTCTAACACGGGACGTCAGCCGCCGCGACCCGATCCAGAGCAGATGAAAGTCCATCTTGCGCCTCAGATTGAGGACGCATGCGCCGCCTTTGCCCTGATCCGTAAGCGCGCCAGCGAGTGGAAGATTGATCCGAATCGTGTCGGCATGCTGGGCTTCTCAGCCGGTGCCATGCTTACCCTGGCAACTACGCTCGTTGGTAAAGACGCCAGGCCAGCGTTTATCGGCAACATTTATGGACCCCTGACTTCAGTACCTGTTCCCGAAGACGCTCCACCGCTCTTTGTCGCGCTCGCCGCAGACGACCCTTTCTTTGCTAATGCTGGTTTTGGGTTAATTGAAAGCTGGCGCGCTGCGAAAAAGCCCGTCGAATTCCACCTTTATGAGCAGGGTGGTCATGGTTTTGGTATGTACCAAAAGGAAACAACCAGCACAGGTTGGTTTAACGCCTTTGTTCATTGGCTTGCTATGCACAAGATGCTCACCCTCGTTTAA